The Allofrancisella frigidaquae genome has a segment encoding these proteins:
- the tgt gene encoding tRNA guanosine(34) transglycosylase Tgt — MTVMKFEISKKQGKARRGKITFPRGEIQTPAFMPVGTYGAVKSLSPVELKEMGADIILGNTFHLWLRPGTDIIKKHGDLHDFIGWDKPILTDSGGFQVFSLGKLRKLTEDGVTFSSPVNGSKVFLSPEISMQVQKDLGSDIVMCFDECTPYPATEKEAKESMELSMRWAKRSKDAHGDNSSALFGIIQGGMYEHLRDESLEKLTEIDFDGYAIGGLSVGEPKEDMIRILDHIACKMPEDKPRYLMGVGTPKDLVEAVYRGVDMFDCVMPSRNARNGHIFTSEGIIRIRNSKYKEDTSALDPNCDCYTCKNFSKSYLHHLDKTKEILGSRLNTIHNLTFYQSLMKKIRKAIEEDSFEEFRNGFLENYK; from the coding sequence ATGACAGTAATGAAATTCGAGATCTCTAAAAAACAAGGTAAAGCAAGAAGAGGAAAAATAACTTTCCCTCGTGGAGAAATCCAAACACCTGCTTTTATGCCTGTAGGTACTTATGGTGCAGTGAAATCATTATCACCAGTAGAGCTTAAGGAAATGGGTGCTGATATTATCTTAGGTAATACTTTTCATCTTTGGCTACGTCCAGGTACTGATATCATTAAAAAACATGGGGACTTACATGATTTTATAGGATGGGATAAGCCTATTTTGACAGATTCTGGCGGGTTTCAGGTCTTTAGTTTAGGCAAATTACGTAAACTTACAGAAGATGGGGTAACATTTAGTTCGCCTGTTAACGGCTCAAAAGTTTTTTTATCTCCTGAAATATCAATGCAAGTTCAAAAGGATTTAGGCTCTGATATTGTTATGTGTTTTGATGAATGTACACCATATCCAGCAACTGAAAAAGAAGCTAAAGAGTCTATGGAACTTTCTATGAGGTGGGCAAAAAGATCCAAAGATGCTCATGGAGATAACTCATCAGCATTATTCGGTATTATTCAGGGTGGCATGTATGAGCATTTGCGAGATGAGTCTTTAGAAAAACTTACAGAAATTGACTTTGACGGATACGCTATAGGTGGTTTATCTGTTGGTGAACCTAAAGAGGACATGATAAGAATATTAGACCATATTGCTTGTAAAATGCCAGAGGATAAGCCTAGATATCTAATGGGAGTTGGAACTCCAAAAGATTTGGTCGAAGCAGTATATAGAGGTGTGGATATGTTTGATTGTGTAATGCCTTCACGTAATGCAAGAAATGGACATATCTTCACATCAGAAGGAATTATTAGGATTAGAAACTCTAAATATAAAGAAGACACATCTGCATTGGATCCAAATTGTGATTGCTATACATGTAAGAATTTTAGCAAGAGCTATTTGCACCATCTTGATAAAACTAAGGAGATTTTAGGCTCAAGATTAAATACTATCCATAATCTAACTTTTTACCAAAGTTTAATGAAAAAGATTCGTAAAGCTATAGAAGAGGACAGTTTTGAAGAGTTTAGAAACGGGTTTTTAGAAAATTATAAATAA
- the plsY gene encoding glycerol-3-phosphate 1-O-acyltransferase PlsY, with protein sequence MNLLNFGLLIFAYLLGSINSAIIVCYVFRLPSPRSVGSGNPGTTNVLRVGGKLPATITLIFDILKGLIPILVAKMLTNNEFIIACTALYAILGHVFPIFFGFKGGKGVATLIGALFGFYWVLGIIFIVSWLCVAIITRYSSLSALVATMIASVSVTFLANLKVAAPFLIIAIIIIIKHKGNIQRLINGQESKIGDKTKVKK encoded by the coding sequence ATGAATTTATTAAATTTTGGTTTGCTAATATTTGCTTATTTATTAGGCTCTATTAATAGTGCTATTATTGTATGTTATGTATTTCGCCTACCCTCACCAAGAAGTGTTGGTTCAGGAAATCCAGGCACAACAAATGTTTTACGTGTAGGCGGTAAGCTACCAGCAACTATAACACTTATTTTTGATATACTCAAAGGTTTAATACCCATACTAGTTGCAAAAATGCTAACTAATAATGAATTTATTATCGCTTGTACTGCTTTATATGCGATATTAGGACATGTTTTCCCAATATTTTTTGGCTTTAAAGGAGGTAAAGGTGTTGCTACATTAATAGGTGCGTTGTTTGGTTTTTACTGGGTATTAGGTATTATATTTATAGTGTCTTGGTTATGTGTAGCTATAATCACACGCTACTCTTCTTTATCAGCTTTAGTAGCAACTATGATAGCTAGTGTTTCTGTAACATTTTTAGCAAATCTAAAGGTCGCAGCTCCTTTTTTAATAATAGCGATAATTATAATTATAAAACATAAAGGAAATATCCAAAGATTAATAAATGGGCAAGAAAGCAAAATAGGCGACAAGACAAAGGTTAAAAAATGA
- a CDS encoding C39 family peptidase, translated as MTNIIFQTQKNRNYEFDKYVNDYEKQDICYEVPFIYQNKINLCSISSFYMMLLFFKRYDELDKSELAKCIEHSPYNANIYQFYTNKGIPYIHNDNNFLVEIKKKFGFNIQHWDIRDYGESKNGIYELLDKEGPFAVVHEWKHVVLVKGIIGNNVIFHDPWSGRNLQCRYDDRSWDWTNAWLHDPGPLFNRNDIIVKKNFKTYLTEAINAYMTAYKQQGNRGLFHRHSKSGLDRINKFLENIKTITTNDSLMLEIRRFMLKEYPYNLYSGQINLNRHSGATYLLLAIRLYLKQAVENDLGVHLFRINEHLKTINPNILIIDWSSKIRENIKNFICKNCKMSF; from the coding sequence ATGACAAATATAATATTTCAAACCCAGAAAAATAGAAATTATGAATTTGACAAATATGTTAATGACTATGAAAAGCAAGATATTTGTTACGAAGTTCCTTTTATTTACCAGAATAAAATAAACTTGTGCTCTATTTCTTCTTTTTATATGATGCTTTTGTTTTTTAAACGATATGATGAGCTAGACAAAAGTGAATTAGCAAAGTGTATAGAGCATTCTCCATATAATGCAAATATTTATCAATTTTATACTAACAAAGGTATACCATATATTCATAACGATAATAATTTTTTAGTAGAAATTAAAAAGAAGTTTGGTTTTAATATACAACATTGGGACATTAGAGATTATGGTGAAAGTAAAAATGGTATATATGAGCTTCTTGATAAGGAGGGACCATTTGCTGTTGTACACGAATGGAAACATGTAGTTTTGGTAAAGGGGATTATAGGAAATAATGTAATTTTTCATGATCCATGGAGCGGAAGGAATTTACAGTGTAGATACGATGATAGGTCATGGGATTGGACTAATGCATGGTTACATGACCCAGGACCTTTATTTAACAGAAACGACATCATTGTTAAGAAAAATTTTAAAACTTATTTAACAGAAGCCATAAACGCTTATATGACTGCGTATAAACAACAAGGAAATAGAGGGTTATTCCATAGACACTCTAAATCAGGCCTAGATAGAATAAATAAATTCTTAGAAAATATAAAAACGATTACAACAAATGATAGCCTTATGCTTGAAATAAGAAGATTTATGTTAAAAGAATACCCGTATAATCTATATAGTGGGCAAATTAATCTTAATAGGCATTCAGGAGCAACATATCTTCTACTTGCTATACGCTTATATCTTAAGCAAGCTGTAGAAAATGATTTAGGTGTACATTTATTTAGAATAAACGAGCATTTAAAAACCATAAATCCTAATATACTTATAATAGACTGGAGCTCTAAAATCAGGGAAAATATAAAGAACTTTATATGTAAAAATTGCAAGATGAGCTTTTAG